In the Solibacillus sp. FSL K6-1523 genome, one interval contains:
- a CDS encoding peroxidase-related enzyme (This protein belongs to a clade of uncharacterized proteins related to peroxidases such as the alkylhydroperoxidase AhpD.) has translation MTAMSKYNEQLSYLQKPNEEDIPQDLQELFDGYVEKQLEQNGFINNLFKILPLNAAQYKGFLDFKYSLFNEETCYLSTAEKEMIGLVVSSTNNCNYCLTSHSDILRGLTKNPGWVDQLTYNYRSAELSQKQRALCDYAYRVTRYPNEITTNEVDLLRAAGFNDHEVLEAAYIAGFFNYTNRWVSTIDAIANPGHYGHNR, from the coding sequence ATGACCGCTATGAGTAAATACAATGAACAGCTCTCTTATTTACAAAAGCCAAACGAAGAAGATATTCCACAAGACTTACAGGAGTTATTTGATGGATATGTCGAAAAGCAGCTTGAGCAAAACGGTTTCATCAATAACTTATTTAAAATACTTCCGCTTAATGCCGCGCAGTATAAAGGCTTTTTAGACTTTAAATATTCTTTATTTAATGAAGAAACATGCTATTTATCAACGGCGGAAAAAGAGATGATTGGACTTGTTGTATCTTCAACAAATAATTGTAACTACTGCTTAACGTCACATAGCGATATCTTGCGCGGGCTAACGAAAAATCCAGGCTGGGTCGACCAGTTAACGTATAATTACCGTTCAGCGGAATTATCCCAAAAGCAACGTGCATTATGTGATTATGCCTATCGCGTGACGCGTTACCCAAATGAAATAACAACGAACGAAGTAGATTTACTTCGAGCAGCTGGTTTTAATGACCATGAAGTGTTAGAAGCGGCGTATATAGCAGGCTTCTTCAATTATACAAATCGCTGGGTTAGTACAATTGATGCCATTGCCAACCCGGGGCATTATGGACATAATCGTTAA
- a CDS encoding arsenic resistance protein: MKITRDQLEKNQIWLFAIFLLLGGMVGSFNEHFAANLEWLISPLIEVLMYSMFTQIPFLKLREAISNIRFIGALLIGNFIAVPIIVWVLIILFPLSPPILVGVCFVLLTPCIDYVIVFTQLGKGNEKLILASMPILFVVQMLLLPLYLWLFIGEEMVGVVHIKPFLEAFLLLIVAPLILAVITQFWAKKNALGEKALDLTAWLPVPFMAIVLMVVVASQIGKVYSDFKLILPAIPLYILFLIITPFVSRFIAYAFRLDSGAGRALIFSTGTRNSLVVLPLALALPESWATLAAAVIVTQTIVELVGELFYIKVIPKLM, encoded by the coding sequence ATGAAAATTACGAGGGATCAACTAGAAAAAAATCAAATTTGGCTATTTGCTATATTCCTTTTGCTTGGGGGGATGGTTGGAAGTTTTAATGAACATTTCGCCGCAAATTTAGAATGGCTCATTTCGCCACTTATCGAGGTACTTATGTATTCGATGTTTACGCAAATTCCATTTTTAAAGCTGCGTGAAGCCATTTCAAATATCCGATTTATCGGAGCATTATTAATAGGGAATTTTATAGCGGTGCCGATTATTGTATGGGTTTTAATCATACTATTTCCGCTTTCGCCACCTATTTTAGTCGGTGTTTGTTTTGTGTTACTTACGCCATGTATTGACTATGTTATTGTTTTTACCCAACTCGGTAAGGGCAATGAGAAATTAATACTAGCCTCCATGCCGATTTTATTTGTAGTGCAAATGCTATTGCTTCCATTATATTTATGGCTATTTATTGGAGAAGAGATGGTGGGAGTTGTCCATATAAAGCCTTTTTTAGAAGCGTTTTTATTATTAATCGTTGCACCACTAATTTTAGCGGTCATTACCCAATTTTGGGCTAAAAAGAACGCATTAGGGGAGAAGGCATTAGATTTAACAGCATGGTTGCCGGTTCCATTTATGGCGATTGTTTTAATGGTCGTCGTCGCTTCACAAATTGGGAAAGTATACAGTGATTTCAAGCTCATTTTGCCTGCCATTCCTTTATATATTTTGTTTTTAATTATTACCCCGTTTGTTTCGCGGTTTATTGCATATGCATTTCGTTTAGATTCGGGAGCAGGAAGAGCGTTAATTTTTAGTACGGGCACGAGAAATTCACTTGTCGTTCTTCCGTTAGCACTCGCTTTACCTGAGTCTTGGGCAACACTAGCCGCTGCTGTAATTGTAACGCAAACGATTGTCGAGTTAGTAGGCGAATTATTTTATATTAAAGTTATACCTAAATTGATGTAA
- a CDS encoding methyl-accepting chemotaxis protein: MKILFRSLKSKLYIAFALVLIIPVVLVGSLSYLSAKDSIKEEILFSADESVKVLNAQIDKTMNEKINQIGIFQEEINSSSYGEGEAYLRSSLSRYIKLNTDVLSIYVGTTEGEFIQEPKLVTDASYNPVERDWYKQAVEHQGEPFITEPYLGKGTGEMIVTIARQLKDCSGVVAVDIKLTDLQTVAESINIGKEGYPSIFDINTKVISHPTLPGGEEVKESFLEPMYESESGTYDYEYLGDQRILLFTTNELTGWKVTGTIFSNEIDESAASILYTTLLVLAISIVLSTIAVHFVVRGIIRPIDKLKESAVTISKGDLTETLTITSNDEIGQLGQAFNEMQNNLRTLIQKVEVNAEEVASSAEELTANADQTSLATEQVAIAIQEVASSADTQTTNIGKNAESLSEISKAILHIAEISSTVTDLSQNATVQADEGGKAVQDTKEQMNSIHLSVSDSNAKIQTLHERSQQITSILDVITDIADQTNLLALNAAIEAARAGEHGKGFAVVADEVRKLAEQSQQSAKQIFELVNGIQVDTEQSVRIMAQVTEDVQSGLRVSDEAIAKFQVIMTSMREITPQMEEVSSASEQMSASVQEVTAITEDLAFSAKENAATSEEVAASTEEQLASMEEINASAGSLSNMADELKSLINQFKY; the protein is encoded by the coding sequence ATGAAAATTTTATTTAGAAGTCTTAAAAGTAAGTTGTATATTGCATTTGCACTTGTATTAATTATTCCAGTTGTTTTAGTAGGGAGTCTTTCTTATTTATCAGCAAAAGATTCCATAAAAGAGGAAATCCTTTTTAGTGCCGATGAAAGTGTGAAAGTTTTAAATGCACAAATAGATAAAACGATGAATGAAAAAATAAATCAAATAGGTATTTTCCAAGAGGAAATTAATTCTTCCAGTTATGGTGAGGGGGAAGCGTATTTAAGATCATCGTTATCTCGTTATATTAAGTTAAACACGGATGTATTAAGCATCTATGTTGGTACGACAGAAGGGGAGTTCATTCAAGAGCCAAAATTGGTGACGGATGCTAGTTATAACCCTGTGGAAAGAGATTGGTATAAACAGGCTGTTGAACATCAAGGTGAGCCATTTATTACAGAGCCTTATTTAGGTAAAGGTACTGGAGAAATGATCGTTACCATTGCGAGGCAGTTAAAAGACTGTTCTGGGGTTGTAGCGGTTGATATTAAACTAACAGACTTACAAACTGTTGCTGAATCGATTAATATTGGGAAAGAAGGATATCCTTCTATTTTTGATATCAATACAAAAGTTATTTCACATCCAACGTTACCTGGGGGAGAAGAAGTAAAAGAGAGCTTTTTAGAACCGATGTATGAGTCAGAATCTGGTACATATGATTATGAATATTTAGGGGATCAGCGAATATTACTGTTTACAACAAATGAGTTGACAGGTTGGAAAGTTACGGGGACAATTTTTTCAAACGAAATCGATGAATCGGCAGCATCTATTTTATATACAACATTACTTGTATTAGCCATTTCGATTGTTCTAAGTACGATTGCCGTTCATTTTGTTGTAAGAGGAATTATTCGACCGATTGATAAACTAAAAGAGAGTGCTGTAACAATTAGTAAAGGGGATTTGACTGAAACACTAACAATTACCTCAAATGATGAGATTGGCCAATTAGGACAAGCATTCAATGAGATGCAAAATAATTTGCGAACACTTATACAAAAGGTGGAAGTAAATGCAGAAGAAGTGGCATCTTCAGCTGAGGAACTAACGGCCAATGCGGATCAAACGAGCTTGGCAACGGAGCAGGTAGCTATTGCGATTCAAGAGGTTGCTAGTAGTGCGGATACGCAAACAACGAATATAGGCAAGAATGCGGAATCTTTAAGTGAAATATCAAAAGCAATTCTTCACATTGCAGAAATATCTTCTACTGTAACGGACCTTTCACAAAACGCTACCGTGCAGGCAGATGAAGGTGGAAAAGCAGTACAAGATACGAAGGAACAAATGAATTCAATCCATTTATCGGTTTCAGATTCAAATGCAAAAATTCAAACATTGCATGAACGTTCACAACAAATTACGTCGATTTTAGATGTGATTACAGACATTGCGGATCAAACGAATCTTCTTGCACTAAATGCTGCAATTGAAGCGGCAAGAGCTGGCGAGCATGGGAAAGGTTTCGCTGTAGTTGCGGATGAAGTGCGTAAACTAGCAGAGCAATCTCAACAATCTGCAAAACAAATTTTCGAATTAGTGAACGGTATTCAAGTTGATACGGAACAATCTGTACGCATTATGGCTCAAGTGACAGAAGACGTACAAAGTGGTTTACGCGTATCGGATGAAGCCATCGCTAAGTTCCAAGTCATCATGACGAGTATGCGAGAAATTACTCCGCAAATGGAAGAAGTATCTTCTGCGTCAGAACAGATGTCGGCAAGTGTGCAAGAAGTTACCGCGATTACGGAAGATTTAGCATTCTCAGCAAAGGAAAATGCTGCGACATCAGAAGAAGTGGCTGCTTCAACAGAGGAGCAATTAGCTTCTATGGAAGAAATTAATGCATCTGCGGGGTCACTTTCTAATATGGCGGATGAGTTAAAATCGCTTATTAATCAGTTTAAATATTAA
- a CDS encoding collagen-like protein has protein sequence MNVNDYFRHKICSKCNSYPCHCIDNPWANGGLVPNDCGWAPCGPVGGTGATGNTGPTGATGPTGLNGATGNTGNTGATGPTGLNGATGNTGDTGATGATGPTGLNGLNGATGSTGNTGPIGATGPTGLNGLNGATGNTGNTGNTGPIGATGPTGLNGLNGATGSTGPIGATGPTGVNGLNGATGNTGDTGATGATGSTGNTGPIGATGPTGLNGLNGATGSTGNTGPIGATGPTGLNGLNGATGNTGNTGPIGATGPTGLNGLNGATGNTGNTGPIGATGPTGLNGLNGATGNTGDTGATGATGPTGLNGLNGATGSTGNTGPTGLNGLNGATGNTGDTGATGPTGLNGLNGATGSTGNTGPIGATGPTGVNGLNGATGNTGNTGPIGATGLNGLNGATGSTGNTGPTGTMGPTGLNGLNGATGNTGDTGATGATGPTGLNGLNGATGSTGNTGSTGAMGPTGLNGLNGATGNTGDTGATGATGPTGLNGLNGATGSTGPIGATGPTGLNGLVGATGPTGLTGPAFTEGFSASNQLNNVNASAQITNWNTADPYFSLSGFNATTGVFTVPTTGKYNFEATINYTTTAALSLSLGSTVNPAFTIRRINTTTNLISGLFPILNVNVALVLTLRAILGNGTVTLAGEVQLNAGDTVGLFYEANGLTIGLNLGGGLNNGIIWSCHRTS, from the coding sequence ATGAATGTTAATGATTATTTTAGACATAAAATTTGTAGTAAATGTAATAGCTACCCATGTCATTGCATAGATAACCCTTGGGCTAATGGTGGTTTGGTGCCAAATGATTGCGGGTGGGCACCATGTGGACCTGTTGGTGGCACTGGAGCTACTGGGAACACTGGACCTACCGGAGCGACTGGACCTACTGGGTTAAACGGTGCTACTGGCAATACTGGGAACACCGGAGCTACTGGACCTACTGGGTTAAATGGCGCTACCGGAAATACCGGGGACACTGGAGCTACGGGCGCTACTGGACCTACTGGATTAAACGGATTGAATGGTGCTACCGGTAGTACTGGGAATACTGGACCTATCGGGGCTACTGGACCTACTGGGTTAAACGGATTGAATGGTGCTACCGGAAATACTGGGAATACTGGGAATACTGGACCTATCGGAGCTACTGGACCTACTGGGTTAAACGGATTAAACGGCGCTACTGGTAGTACTGGGCCTATTGGAGCTACGGGACCTACCGGAGTAAACGGATTGAATGGCGCTACCGGCAATACCGGGGACACTGGAGCTACGGGCGCTACTGGTAGTACTGGGAATACTGGGCCTATCGGAGCTACGGGTCCTACCGGGTTAAACGGATTGAATGGTGCTACCGGAAGTACTGGGAACACTGGACCTATCGGAGCTACGGGACCTACCGGGTTAAACGGATTGAATGGTGCTACTGGAAATACTGGGAACACTGGACCTATTGGGGCGACTGGACCTACCGGGTTAAACGGATTGAATGGCGCTACTGGAAATACTGGGAACACTGGACCTATTGGGGCGACTGGACCTACCGGGTTAAACGGATTGAATGGCGCTACCGGCAATACCGGGGACACTGGAGCTACTGGCGCTACTGGACCTACTGGATTAAATGGTTTGAACGGCGCTACCGGTAGTACTGGGAATACTGGACCTACCGGGTTAAACGGATTGAATGGCGCTACCGGAAATACCGGGGACACTGGAGCTACGGGACCTACTGGGTTAAACGGATTGAACGGCGCTACCGGTAGTACTGGGAATACTGGACCTATCGGAGCTACTGGACCTACCGGAGTAAACGGACTGAATGGTGCTACCGGAAATACTGGGAACACTGGACCTATCGGGGCTACTGGATTAAACGGATTGAATGGTGCTACCGGTAGTACTGGAAACACTGGACCTACCGGCACTATGGGACCTACCGGGTTAAACGGATTGAATGGCGCTACCGGCAATACCGGGGACACTGGAGCTACGGGCGCTACTGGACCTACTGGATTAAATGGTTTGAACGGTGCTACCGGTAGTACTGGGAACACTGGATCTACCGGGGCTATGGGACCTACCGGGTTAAACGGATTGAATGGCGCTACCGGCAATACCGGGGACACTGGAGCTACGGGCGCTACTGGACCTACTGGATTAAACGGATTAAACGGCGCTACTGGAAGTACTGGGCCTATCGGAGCTACGGGACCTACTGGATTAAACGGCTTAGTTGGGGCTACCGGTCCTACTGGATTAACTGGACCTGCATTTACGGAAGGTTTCTCAGCATCAAACCAACTTAATAATGTTAACGCATCTGCTCAGATTACAAACTGGAATACAGCAGATCCTTATTTCTCATTATCTGGCTTTAATGCCACAACAGGAGTATTCACAGTACCAACAACAGGAAAATATAATTTTGAAGCAACAATTAACTATACTACCACTGCTGCACTATCACTTTCACTAGGATCAACAGTAAATCCTGCATTCACTATTCGTAGAATTAATACAACGACAAATTTAATAAGTGGCTTATTCCCAATATTAAATGTCAACGTAGCATTAGTATTAACTTTACGAGCAATTTTAGGAAATGGAACCGTCACACTAGCTGGCGAAGTTCAATTAAATGCAGGCGATACAGTTGGTCTGTTTTATGAAGCAAATGGCTTGACTATAGGACTTAATTTAGGTGGCGGCCTTAATAACGGTATCATTTGGTCATGTCATCGAACTAGTTAA
- a CDS encoding DUF3992 domain-containing protein, whose product MSNERATVHCVKVPRVLDWITTSTVIKLKEKIQLDDTQLHDLICCNFSVPCGEISPTILWTTYGISQIGGTICINYYNGHGNPLTVFVNGEKQADVNEGNSFSGTFSHLSSIEVQCIENNGNIESCYGEFKIMFHFHPNDQNNFNSVQDIQKAICFLSDCHGKPLSLMGDCSVTWKELTSSKNRSNVYVQKALGETMMLQCIDFLIQGFVCVHFLNDAGEICFQSVFPFSEVETAFLCAPPGTKIHCQTIDVNCRAHIIPSFSSNTNCIEVVIILSICQSIKSVDDVIIELKGSFSHPRQELVLSSCNIKPPSL is encoded by the coding sequence ATGTCAAATGAAAGAGCTACCGTTCATTGTGTAAAGGTGCCGAGGGTGTTAGATTGGATCACTACCTCTACGGTCATCAAATTAAAAGAAAAAATTCAATTAGATGACACACAGCTTCATGATCTAATTTGTTGTAATTTTTCTGTACCTTGCGGCGAAATCAGTCCGACCATTTTATGGACTACATACGGAATTAGCCAAATCGGAGGCACTATCTGCATTAATTATTATAATGGACATGGCAATCCATTAACTGTGTTTGTGAACGGTGAAAAACAGGCGGATGTAAACGAGGGAAATTCATTTTCAGGTACCTTTTCGCACCTTTCTTCGATTGAAGTGCAATGTATAGAAAACAATGGGAATATCGAGAGTTGCTACGGAGAATTTAAAATTATGTTTCATTTTCATCCAAATGATCAGAACAATTTTAATTCCGTTCAAGATATTCAGAAGGCGATTTGTTTTTTATCTGATTGTCATGGTAAGCCCCTTTCTTTGATGGGTGATTGCTCTGTAACATGGAAAGAATTGACCAGTTCAAAAAATCGATCAAACGTTTATGTTCAAAAGGCACTCGGAGAAACAATGATGTTGCAATGTATCGACTTCTTAATACAAGGCTTTGTTTGCGTTCATTTTCTTAACGATGCTGGAGAAATATGTTTCCAATCTGTCTTCCCATTTTCTGAAGTTGAAACCGCGTTCTTATGCGCCCCTCCTGGAACAAAAATACATTGTCAAACAATCGATGTGAATTGCAGGGCACATATTATCCCTTCCTTTTCTAGCAATACAAATTGTATAGAGGTTGTGATCATTCTTTCCATTTGTCAAAGCATAAAATCGGTTGATGATGTGATTATTGAATTGAAAGGGTCTTTCAGTCATCCACGTCAAGAACTAGTTTTATCTTCATGTAATATTAAGCCTCCATCTTTATAA
- a CDS encoding SDR family oxidoreductase produces MMKFLVLGATGMAGHTITYYLREQGHHVTTYSRTPLPFHDFVTGDIMEPTFLRTLLLGHYDVVINCIGVLNEACNNNPHQAIYLNSYLPHAIVHLLNDTDTKLIHLSTDCVFSGKAAPYDENSIHDGETLYDRTKSLGEVDCGRHLTFRNSIIGPDMKKNGIGLLNWFMKQSGTIHGYTGAIWNGVTTLTLAKAIEKATTDDLTGLYHLANATSINKYDLLQLFNGYLKDNKITILPSSTVQIDKTLLNSRQDFSFSVPSYEEMIMEMRDWISSHKNLYPHYFK; encoded by the coding sequence ATGATGAAGTTTCTAGTGCTTGGTGCAACTGGTATGGCCGGTCATACGATTACCTATTACTTACGTGAGCAAGGACATCACGTCACGACTTACTCGCGCACCCCCCTCCCTTTTCACGATTTCGTGACGGGAGATATTATGGAACCTACTTTTTTACGGACACTGCTGTTGGGTCATTATGATGTGGTCATTAATTGCATTGGTGTTTTAAATGAAGCATGTAATAACAATCCGCATCAAGCAATCTATTTGAATAGTTATTTGCCACATGCAATCGTCCATCTATTAAATGATACCGATACAAAGCTCATTCATTTAAGTACGGATTGTGTTTTTTCAGGAAAAGCCGCTCCTTATGATGAAAATAGTATACATGATGGCGAAACGCTATATGACCGCACGAAGAGCTTAGGAGAAGTGGATTGTGGAAGGCATTTAACATTTAGAAATTCAATTATCGGTCCAGACATGAAGAAAAATGGCATTGGTTTATTGAATTGGTTTATGAAACAATCAGGTACAATTCACGGCTATACTGGTGCGATTTGGAACGGTGTCACGACACTTACATTAGCAAAAGCAATTGAAAAAGCCACTACAGATGATCTAACTGGACTGTACCATCTCGCCAATGCCACAAGTATAAACAAATATGATTTACTGCAACTTTTCAACGGATATTTAAAGGATAATAAAATAACGATTCTCCCCTCTTCTACCGTACAAATCGACAAAACATTACTGAACTCTCGTCAAGATTTTTCGTTTTCCGTACCGAGTTATGAAGAAATGATTATGGAAATGCGCGATTGGATTAGCTCGCATAAAAACTTATATCCGCATTATTTCAAGTAA
- a CDS encoding DUF3992 domain-containing protein codes for MCQNSMVSGSFSCCEPKNFVQDKICNDFQVVGIDEATAEILYATNPNDVIYASGFVKNTGPLPITVQFVKGADPVTGAGGTVVRETEVPVGGAFTFTISRFDTIRAFSATATVDLPAAGEFCITPRYSIS; via the coding sequence ATGTGTCAGAACTCTATGGTGTCAGGAAGTTTTAGTTGTTGTGAGCCGAAAAATTTTGTGCAAGATAAAATATGTAATGATTTCCAAGTGGTAGGTATTGATGAAGCAACTGCGGAAATTCTGTATGCGACAAATCCAAATGATGTGATTTATGCATCTGGATTTGTTAAGAATACAGGACCTCTCCCAATTACTGTACAATTTGTAAAAGGGGCAGACCCAGTTACAGGTGCAGGTGGTACGGTTGTAAGAGAAACTGAAGTTCCAGTAGGAGGAGCATTTACTTTTACAATTTCACGATTTGATACAATTCGTGCATTTTCAGCTACTGCGACAGTAGATTTACCAGCGGCAGGAGAATTTTGTATAACTCCTCGCTATTCAATTAGCTAA
- a CDS encoding glycosyltransferase family 2 protein, giving the protein MITISLCMIVKNEEDVIRRCLASVKDLVDEINIVDTGSTDNTKDIVGQFTDRIFDFQWINHFAAARNFSFQQATKEYILWLDADDVFSEEDQKKFKALKESITSDIDAVSMNYHLSFDEEGNVNSLLRRNRIVKRAKQFRWIGAVHEYLEVGGNIVQSDVAVSHLPLSHDHNRNIEIYNHLVTSGEELSPRDIFYYANELFDHAQYEKATFYYEQFLTSGLGWVEDNIRACFKLADCYTHLNNKENKLSAILRTFEYDIPRPEACCRLGFHFMEQFKNLEAIHWYEQALLTKQHPHAPFQNNIFTTWLPHLQLCVLYDRMKQYELANAHNELAGTFIPNDPKIQFNKDYFARILKKEVD; this is encoded by the coding sequence TTGATTACCATTAGTTTATGTATGATTGTTAAAAATGAGGAAGATGTCATTAGAAGGTGTCTTGCTTCCGTCAAAGATTTAGTAGATGAAATTAATATTGTTGATACTGGTTCTACTGATAATACAAAAGACATAGTTGGGCAATTCACGGATCGTATTTTTGACTTTCAATGGATTAATCATTTTGCAGCAGCACGAAATTTTTCTTTTCAACAAGCAACGAAAGAGTATATTTTGTGGCTCGATGCAGATGATGTATTCTCAGAGGAAGATCAAAAAAAGTTCAAAGCATTAAAAGAATCAATAACATCCGATATAGATGCTGTGTCTATGAACTATCATTTAAGTTTTGATGAAGAAGGAAATGTAAATTCTCTTCTTAGGAGAAATCGTATTGTTAAAAGAGCAAAACAATTTAGGTGGATTGGTGCTGTCCACGAGTATTTAGAAGTTGGCGGAAATATCGTTCAAAGCGATGTTGCCGTGAGCCATTTACCGCTTAGTCATGATCATAATCGAAATATAGAAATTTACAATCATTTAGTAACTTCTGGCGAAGAATTGTCACCTCGAGATATTTTCTATTACGCAAATGAACTTTTTGACCATGCGCAATATGAAAAAGCCACTTTTTACTACGAACAGTTTTTAACCTCGGGGTTAGGTTGGGTTGAAGATAACATTCGTGCCTGCTTTAAACTAGCAGATTGTTATACTCATTTAAACAATAAAGAAAATAAACTGAGCGCCATTTTAAGAACCTTTGAATATGATATTCCTCGTCCAGAAGCATGTTGTAGACTCGGTTTTCACTTTATGGAACAGTTTAAAAATCTTGAAGCTATTCACTGGTACGAACAAGCGCTGCTAACGAAACAACACCCCCATGCTCCATTCCAAAATAACATCTTTACTACTTGGCTACCCCATCTCCAACTTTGCGTTCTATACGATCGAATGAAACAATATGAATTAGCTAATGCCCATAATGAACTAGCAGGAACTTTCATACCAAACGACCCTAAAATCCAATTTAATAAAGATTACTTTGCCCGAATTTTAAAAAAAGAAGTTGACTAA
- a CDS encoding methyl-accepting chemotaxis protein, whose amino-acid sequence MKLSINNKLLLGFSVVIFILMLTVGVGYYQINSVSNTYSDLVQDKAKKAVDIKGLQVAAKQEILSMRGYLVINDKQSLQSYSEAVTDFAEKYENLLGRFKIPEAIALLKEIDQVEEEYQQFTKHVFELKEQNQIETINQLLSTQGADIVSRFDEKVENLSSYQDALLNTGDSEAIHQVANTKSQVLILGVLAILIGVGTAFIMGRLISKPVVALASVVSRVSEGDLTVEEIKIRNRDEIGNLANSFNLMTRNLKTLLEQVSLNSALVASSAEELTASVEQTTQATNQIATDIQDVASGAEAQGQGANESSQAMGEMTIGIQQVAEATSSVSELAIETGKEANSGNESLQKVIYQMNTIDEAVNNSAIVVKDLGEHSKEIGKIIEVITSIADQTNLLALNAAIEAARAGEQGKGFAVVAEEVKKLAEQSKHSADQISLLIYKIQSDTTHAVNVMNKGTEEVKVGLDVVQQADEGFEKIRKLIEQVTAQIQEATAASEEMSAGVEQVNASIEEIARIAQTSANNTQNIASASEEQLASMEEIASSTSALSQMAEDLQEQVNKFKLS is encoded by the coding sequence ATGAAGCTATCCATTAACAACAAATTATTATTAGGTTTTTCAGTCGTAATTTTCATACTAATGCTAACAGTTGGCGTAGGTTATTATCAAATTAATTCGGTTAGTAATACGTATAGTGATTTAGTGCAGGATAAAGCAAAAAAAGCAGTTGATATTAAAGGTTTACAAGTCGCAGCTAAGCAGGAAATACTGAGCATGCGCGGTTATTTAGTGATTAATGATAAGCAATCATTGCAAAGTTATTCGGAAGCAGTGACGGACTTTGCAGAGAAATACGAGAATTTATTGGGTAGATTTAAAATTCCAGAAGCAATCGCATTATTGAAGGAAATTGATCAAGTTGAGGAGGAATACCAACAGTTTACTAAACATGTTTTTGAATTAAAAGAACAAAATCAAATAGAAACAATCAATCAATTGCTTTCTACACAAGGTGCAGATATAGTAAGTAGATTTGATGAAAAGGTCGAAAATCTATCAAGTTATCAAGATGCTTTACTAAATACGGGTGATAGTGAAGCCATTCATCAGGTAGCTAATACGAAATCACAAGTTTTAATATTAGGTGTTCTTGCTATTTTAATTGGAGTTGGAACAGCTTTTATTATGGGGAGACTTATTTCAAAACCGGTAGTGGCATTAGCTAGTGTCGTTTCTAGAGTTTCTGAAGGTGATCTTACTGTGGAAGAGATTAAAATTAGAAATCGAGATGAAATTGGGAACTTGGCAAATTCCTTTAATTTAATGACGAGGAATCTGAAAACTTTGCTCGAACAAGTCAGCTTAAATTCAGCGCTTGTCGCTTCTTCTGCCGAGGAGTTGACGGCAAGTGTTGAGCAAACTACCCAAGCTACCAATCAAATTGCAACTGATATTCAAGATGTAGCAAGTGGAGCGGAAGCACAAGGGCAGGGGGCTAATGAGAGCTCACAAGCAATGGGTGAAATGACAATCGGTATTCAACAAGTAGCAGAAGCAACTTCCTCTGTTTCAGAATTAGCAATCGAAACGGGTAAAGAAGCAAATAGTGGGAATGAATCTCTACAAAAAGTTATTTACCAAATGAATACGATAGACGAAGCTGTAAATAATTCTGCCATTGTTGTTAAAGATTTAGGGGAACATTCAAAGGAAATTGGAAAGATTATTGAGGTCATAACATCCATTGCAGATCAAACGAATTTGCTAGCGCTAAATGCAGCGATTGAGGCTGCACGTGCAGGTGAACAAGGTAAAGGATTTGCAGTTGTTGCGGAAGAAGTTAAAAAACTTGCTGAGCAATCTAAACATTCAGCAGACCAAATATCTCTGTTAATTTATAAAATACAAAGTGACACAACGCATGCAGTAAATGTTATGAATAAAGGAACGGAAGAAGTCAAAGTAGGATTGGATGTTGTTCAGCAAGCAGATGAAGGTTTTGAGAAAATTCGCAAGTTAATTGAGCAAGTGACAGCTCAAATTCAAGAAGCTACTGCGGCATCTGAAGAAATGTCAGCGGGTGTTGAACAAGTGAATGCTTCTATTGAAGAAATTGCTAGAATCGCTCAAACTTCTGCTAATAACACACAAAATATCGCCTCTGCATCAGAAGAACAATTGGCGTCAATGGAGGAGATTGCTTCTTCCACATCTGCTTTATCTCAGATGGCGGAAGATTTGCAGGAACAGGTGAATAAATTTAAATTATCCTAG